In Arthrobacter sp. SLBN-112, a genomic segment contains:
- a CDS encoding DUF3107 domain-containing protein: MEIKIGVQNVGREIVLESDQDSETLAKTVGEAINGGTQLRLKDDKGRLIIVPGNALAYVEIGAEEVRRVGFGQF, from the coding sequence TTGGAAATTAAGATCGGCGTTCAAAACGTTGGCCGCGAAATCGTGCTGGAATCAGACCAGGATTCCGAAACGCTGGCCAAGACTGTTGGCGAGGCCATCAACGGAGGCACCCAGCTGCGCCTGAAAGATGACAAGGGACGCCTGATCATTGTTCCCGGCAACGCACTGGCTTATGTGGAAATCGGTGCCGAAGAGGTTCGCCGCGTAGGTTTCGGCCAGTTCTAG
- a CDS encoding TetR/AcrR family transcriptional regulator: MVPEARADRPPAAEPQTPSRPAGQRSARLPRDERRAQLLAAAQEVFVANGYHGAAMDEIAETAHVSKPVLYQHFPSKRELYLALLESHLTSLTELMLGALNSTTDNDERVQAVMRAYFHFIANDDQAHRLVFESDLINDPDVSSRLETFNRTFADAIARVIAEDTKLPHLEAELLGRGLAGMAQVSARYWLETDGNLDLNVASDLIYRLAWRGISRFPKES; the protein is encoded by the coding sequence GTGGTCCCTGAAGCACGGGCTGACCGCCCGCCCGCGGCCGAACCGCAAACTCCCTCCCGCCCCGCAGGCCAACGGTCCGCCCGGCTGCCCCGGGACGAGCGCCGCGCGCAGTTGCTTGCCGCCGCCCAGGAAGTATTCGTTGCCAATGGCTACCACGGGGCCGCGATGGACGAAATTGCAGAGACTGCCCATGTGAGCAAGCCCGTGCTGTACCAGCACTTCCCATCCAAGCGTGAGCTGTACCTGGCCCTGCTGGAAAGCCACCTGACGTCACTGACCGAGCTGATGCTCGGCGCCTTGAACTCCACCACTGACAACGACGAGCGCGTGCAGGCCGTCATGCGCGCCTACTTCCACTTCATCGCCAACGACGACCAGGCGCACCGCCTGGTGTTCGAATCGGACCTGATCAACGATCCCGATGTCAGCTCCAGGCTGGAGACGTTCAACCGGACCTTCGCCGACGCCATCGCCCGGGTCATTGCCGAGGACACCAAGCTCCCCCACTTGGAGGCGGAACTCCTGGGCCGCGGCCTGGCCGGGATGGCGCAGGTCAGCGCCCGGTATTGGCTGGAAACGGACGGCAACCTGGACCTCAACGTGGCCAGCGACCTCATCTACCGTTTAGCTTGGCGCGGAATCTCTCGCTTCCCCAAAGAGTCCTAG
- the moeB gene encoding molybdopterin-synthase adenylyltransferase MoeB, whose translation MASTFTANVSTHSLDPLVEPAAALTPAEVERYSRHLIIPEIGALGQRRLKNAKVLVIGAGGLGSPALLYLAAAGVGTLGIIDDDVVDLSNLQRQVIHGVGDVGRPKIESARDTIAALNPLVDVRLHNVRLDSGNALELFAEYDLILDGADNFATRYLVNDAAAILGKPYVWGSIFRFDGQVSVFWEKHGPTYRDLYPEAPPAGSVPSCGEGGVFGMLCAAVGSLMVTEAVKLITGVGRSLLGRVALFDALGGSWREIRVSKDPAAEPITELTDYEAFCGVAPAPTADTEHTITATQLATMLASRKAGLKDFELVDVREAGEYDIVRIDGAKLIPQGRILAGEAWRELPQDRDIVFHCKAGTRSANVLAAARQAGYQRVSHLEGGILAWVRDVEPEKPVY comes from the coding sequence ATGGCTTCGACGTTCACCGCAAATGTTTCAACCCATTCCCTGGATCCATTGGTGGAACCAGCTGCCGCCCTGACGCCCGCCGAGGTGGAACGGTACTCCCGGCACCTGATCATCCCCGAGATCGGCGCACTGGGGCAGCGGCGGCTCAAGAACGCCAAAGTCCTGGTCATCGGCGCCGGCGGGCTAGGTTCGCCCGCGCTGCTGTACCTTGCCGCCGCAGGGGTGGGTACGCTGGGCATCATTGACGACGACGTGGTGGACCTAAGCAACCTGCAGCGCCAGGTAATCCATGGCGTGGGGGACGTGGGAAGGCCCAAGATCGAGTCGGCGCGCGATACCATCGCCGCACTCAACCCGCTGGTGGACGTCCGGCTCCACAACGTACGCCTGGATTCGGGCAACGCGCTGGAGCTGTTCGCGGAGTACGACCTCATCCTCGACGGCGCGGACAATTTTGCCACCAGGTACCTGGTGAACGATGCAGCCGCCATCCTGGGCAAGCCGTACGTGTGGGGCTCAATTTTCCGTTTCGACGGCCAGGTGAGCGTTTTTTGGGAGAAGCACGGCCCGACCTACCGCGACCTCTACCCCGAGGCCCCTCCGGCCGGTTCCGTGCCTTCGTGCGGCGAGGGTGGCGTCTTTGGCATGCTGTGCGCCGCCGTGGGCTCGCTCATGGTGACAGAGGCAGTGAAGCTGATTACCGGCGTCGGACGTTCCCTGCTGGGCCGCGTGGCCCTGTTCGACGCCCTGGGCGGCAGCTGGCGGGAGATCCGGGTCTCCAAGGACCCCGCGGCGGAGCCCATCACCGAACTCACGGACTACGAGGCGTTCTGCGGGGTCGCCCCGGCGCCGACGGCAGACACGGAACACACCATCACCGCAACCCAGCTGGCCACCATGCTGGCGTCGCGGAAGGCGGGGCTCAAGGACTTCGAACTGGTTGATGTGCGGGAAGCCGGCGAGTACGACATCGTCCGGATCGACGGAGCAAAACTCATTCCGCAGGGACGGATCCTGGCGGGGGAGGCATGGAGAGAACTCCCGCAGGACCGGGACATTGTGTTCCACTGCAAGGCCGGGACGCGCTCAGCCAACGTGCTCGCGGCGGCGCGCCAGGCAGGCTACCAGCGGGTCAGCCACCTCGAGGGCGGCATCCTGGCGTGGGTGCGCGACGTGGAACCCGAAAAGCCCGTCTACTGA
- a CDS encoding glutamyl-tRNA reductase, which translates to MVLFSLVATHADIDLETVAQLSNGSSGIAASTLVESPAVAGAVVLATCNRFEIYGEAANAADVEAARSALVSRISEASGLAEPLVSRSFSTRTGPEVTQHLFAVSAGLDSAVVGEREIAGQVRRALITAQHDGTASAGLVRLFQAASKTAKDVGAQTALGSRGLSIVSVALDLATDLSESPDWSAKKVVVFGTGAYAGATMALLRERGCSDISVYSSSGRAEGFVATRGGRALDVESLRPAVAAADVMIGCSGSDTRVEADELAQVRADSPQPLIAIDLALTHDFDPAVGELDGVELLTLESVRLAAPQEQAESLTQASGIVNGAAKAFEQEREARSVDSAIVALRRHTMNVLDAEMEKVRARHGCTAAAEEVEFALRRMVKQLLHVPTVRARELAANGQQDDYVAALEALYGITVEQPAPAPAAVEAECPVDHAGRETA; encoded by the coding sequence GTGGTTCTTTTCTCATTGGTGGCTACACACGCCGACATCGACCTCGAAACCGTCGCTCAGTTGAGCAACGGTTCCTCAGGGATTGCCGCGTCCACCCTCGTCGAATCCCCCGCCGTGGCCGGCGCGGTGGTCCTGGCCACCTGCAATCGCTTCGAAATCTATGGTGAAGCGGCCAACGCGGCCGACGTCGAGGCCGCCCGCTCGGCACTCGTATCCCGGATCAGCGAGGCCAGCGGCCTCGCCGAACCGCTGGTGTCGCGTTCGTTCAGCACCCGCACCGGCCCCGAAGTAACCCAGCACCTGTTCGCCGTGAGCGCCGGGCTGGACTCCGCCGTCGTCGGTGAACGCGAAATTGCCGGGCAGGTCCGGCGCGCCCTGATCACTGCCCAGCACGACGGTACTGCCAGCGCCGGACTGGTCCGGCTCTTCCAGGCCGCGTCGAAGACAGCCAAGGACGTCGGCGCCCAGACCGCCTTGGGTTCCCGCGGCCTCTCCATCGTCTCCGTGGCGTTGGACCTTGCCACCGACCTTTCCGAAAGCCCCGACTGGTCCGCCAAGAAGGTGGTCGTTTTTGGAACCGGCGCATACGCGGGCGCCACCATGGCCCTCCTCCGCGAACGCGGCTGCTCGGACATCAGCGTCTACTCGTCCTCCGGGCGTGCCGAAGGTTTCGTGGCAACACGCGGCGGCAGGGCCCTGGACGTGGAATCCCTGCGCCCGGCAGTTGCTGCCGCTGACGTCATGATTGGCTGCAGCGGTTCGGACACCCGGGTTGAAGCCGATGAACTGGCCCAGGTCCGCGCGGATTCCCCGCAACCCCTGATCGCCATCGACCTCGCCCTCACCCACGACTTCGACCCGGCGGTCGGCGAACTGGACGGCGTCGAACTGCTCACCCTGGAGTCGGTGCGCCTCGCGGCCCCGCAGGAGCAGGCCGAGTCGCTGACCCAGGCAAGTGGCATCGTCAACGGCGCCGCCAAGGCGTTTGAGCAGGAGCGTGAGGCCCGTTCGGTGGATTCCGCCATTGTTGCCCTGCGCCGCCACACCATGAACGTGCTGGACGCGGAGATGGAAAAGGTCCGTGCCCGGCACGGCTGCACCGCTGCCGCCGAAGAAGTCGAGTTCGCGCTCCGCCGGATGGTCAAGCAGCTGCTGCACGTCCCCACCGTCCGGGCCCGCGAGCTCGCCGCCAACGGCCAGCAGGATGACTACGTGGCCGCCCTGGAGGCGCTCTACGGCATCACGGTCGAACAGCCCGCCCCTGCGCCGGCAGCCGTCGAAGCCGAATGCCCGGTGGACCACGCCGGCCGCGAAACCGCCTGA